The following are encoded together in the Lathyrus oleraceus cultivar Zhongwan6 chromosome 3, CAAS_Psat_ZW6_1.0, whole genome shotgun sequence genome:
- the LOC127131665 gene encoding uncharacterized protein LOC127131665 encodes MSQHQDISASKNTKSTKKVSAPPMGIPDDEILDVIPLSVIPCEAIDLKQPIDASASACSNQGKTVSEKGKFVASKTANASHFEKHDDANVMIDLEDGSYDDQEESLLHHLKPSVAKCMKTRKGRSVAELMSSRKAKKIADNISFHLEDRAAKWKFVIQRRVVVEREFGKDVVDVKEVMDLIKAAGLLKTIAGFSQCYEGLVKEFIVNIPEDISDKNNKEFCKVYVRGRDNEGAIELEVTDNEVCREITTRHVKGWSVKKHLPAGKLTVKYAILHKIGVANWVPTNHISTIANTLGRFIFAVGTKVKFDYGRFMFEQIIKHASTNAVKLPIAFPSMIYGIILNQHHGILCSNDLPSRRNPALSVHYKLFEGSHVEDIVMTFTMKRPASKAEGENIEHAKEAEAHTSSERSANNDETSGNCVSGTDEAASSCSTE; translated from the exons atgtcacaacatcaagaTATATCTGCTTCTAAAAATACTAAGTCTACTAAAAAGGTTAGTGCTCCTCCCATGGGCATTCCCGATGATGAGATTCTGGATGTTATTCCTCTCTCGGTTATTCCCTGTGAGGCCATTGATTTGAAACAACCCATTGATGCCTCGGCTTCTGCATGCTCCAATCAAG GGAAAACCGTGTCTGAAAAAGGAAAATTTGTGGCATCTAAAACTGCCAATGCTTCCCACTTTGAGAAGCATGATGATGCAAATGTTATGATTGATCTAGAGGATGGTAGCTATGATGATCAAGAGGAAAGCTTACTTCATCACCTAAAGCCAAGTGTGGCTAAATGCATGAAGACTCGCAAAGGAAGATCTGTGGCTGAACTTATGTCATCTAGAAAAGCTAAGAAGATTGCTG ATAACATCTCCTTCCATCTTGAGGATAGAGCTGCaaagtggaaatttgtgattcaGAGAAGGGTAGTTGTGGAAAGGGAGTTTGGAAAAGATGTTGTTGATgtcaaggaggtcatggacctgataaAAGCTGCGGGGCTGTTGAAGACTATTGCTGGGTTCTCTCAATGCTATGAAGGTTTAGTTAAGGAATTTATTGTTAACATTCCTGAGGATATTTCGGATAAGAATAACAAGGAATTCTGCAAGGTGTATGTGAGGG GCAGAGATAATGAGGGTGCAATTGAATTAGAAGTgacagacaatgaggtctgtagagaGATTACAACTAGGCATGTGAAAGGTTGGTCTGTTAAAAAGCACCTTCCTGCTGGTAAGTTGACCGTTAAGTATGCAATCCTACATAAAATAGGAGTTGCCAACTGGGTCCCTACCAACCATATCTCCACCATTGCTAATACCCTTGGAAGGTTTATTTTTGCTGTTGGAACAAAAGTGAaatttgactatggtagatttatgtttgaacaaatcaTCAAGCATGCATCTACTAATGCAGTTAAGCTGCCAATTGCATTTCCCTCTATGATCTATGGAATTATATTGAATCAACACCATGGTATTCTATGCTCTAATGACTTACCTAGTAGAAGAAACCCTGCTCTGTCTGTGCACTATAAActatttgaaggcagtcatgttGAGGATATTGTCATGACATTTACCATGAAAAGACCAGCCTCAAAA GCTGAAGGTGAAAATATTGAACATGCGAAAGAAgctgaagcccacacctctagtgagaggtctgccAACAATGATGAGACAAGTGGCAATTGTGTTTCTGGTACTGATGAAGCTGCAAGCTCATGCTCTACTGAGTAG